From Virgibacillus ihumii, the proteins below share one genomic window:
- a CDS encoding NADP-dependent glyceraldehyde-3-phosphate dehydrogenase produces the protein MNEVKTIKSYSFLVNGEWKNSSSEKKIEIESPSSEDRVGEVQAMTEHEVNTAVTGAKEAQQHWARKSFDERAQLLYSWAEQLLQMKDELAETIMKEVGKGLASAEKEVVRTADFIKYTAEEGKRLHGELINGGSFNAGSANKFALVNRNPIGVVLAISPFNYPVNLSAAKIAPALIGGNAVVFKPATQGAISGTLMIKALDKAGLPSGLVNLVTGKGSEIGDHLITHPLIDLINFTGGSNTGKSISQKASMIPVILELGGKDPAIVLNDADLDKAAADIVSGGFSYSGQRCTAIKRILAQDKTADALVAKIAEKMEGLKVGAPEDSADVTPLINSKAADYVTGLIEDATEKGATIVKGNKRSGNLIHPTLLDGVTKDMDIAWEEPFGPVIPVIRVKNVDEAIQIANESEYGLQASIFTKNMEQAIQIGNELEVGSVQINGKTERGPDHFPFLGVKSSGVGVQGIRRSIESMTREKVTVLNMTQV, from the coding sequence ATGAACGAGGTAAAAACAATCAAGTCATACTCGTTTCTAGTAAACGGAGAGTGGAAAAACAGTTCTTCGGAAAAGAAGATTGAAATTGAATCCCCATCCAGCGAGGATCGCGTGGGAGAAGTGCAGGCGATGACGGAGCATGAAGTGAATACAGCTGTAACAGGGGCAAAAGAGGCTCAACAGCATTGGGCGCGAAAATCTTTTGATGAGCGTGCACAATTGTTGTATTCCTGGGCGGAGCAGCTGCTTCAGATGAAGGATGAGCTTGCAGAAACAATTATGAAGGAAGTAGGAAAAGGCCTGGCTTCAGCAGAAAAAGAAGTCGTCCGAACAGCCGATTTCATCAAATATACCGCCGAAGAAGGGAAACGGCTGCATGGTGAACTGATTAATGGTGGCAGCTTCAACGCAGGGAGTGCCAATAAGTTCGCCTTGGTAAACCGGAATCCTATTGGCGTTGTACTTGCTATTTCACCGTTTAATTATCCGGTCAATCTGTCTGCGGCTAAAATTGCACCGGCACTGATTGGAGGAAATGCAGTCGTTTTCAAGCCTGCGACACAAGGAGCAATCAGTGGAACGCTTATGATTAAAGCGCTCGACAAGGCGGGACTTCCGTCAGGACTCGTCAATCTTGTAACAGGGAAAGGATCAGAAATTGGTGACCACTTAATTACACACCCGCTGATTGACCTCATTAATTTTACAGGCGGCTCCAATACCGGCAAATCGATTTCCCAAAAAGCGTCCATGATTCCCGTCATTCTTGAGCTCGGCGGCAAAGATCCAGCCATCGTCCTCAACGATGCAGACCTTGACAAAGCTGCAGCTGATATCGTCAGCGGCGGATTCTCGTATTCCGGCCAGCGCTGCACAGCAATTAAACGCATTCTTGCTCAGGATAAAACAGCAGATGCACTTGTTGCAAAAATAGCAGAAAAGATGGAAGGATTGAAAGTCGGTGCACCTGAGGACAGTGCCGATGTTACACCGCTGATTAACAGTAAAGCAGCCGATTATGTAACAGGATTAATTGAAGATGCTACTGAAAAAGGAGCCACAATTGTAAAAGGAAACAAACGTAGCGGCAACCTGATTCATCCAACATTGCTTGATGGTGTGACAAAAGATATGGATATCGCCTGGGAAGAACCATTCGGACCGGTCATTCCGGTAATTCGTGTAAAAAACGTGGACGAAGCAATTCAAATTGCCAACGAATCAGAATACGGATTGCAAGCAAGCATTTTCACAAAAAATATGGAGCAGGCGATCCAGATCGGCAATGAATTGGAAGTCGGTTCCGTCCAAATTAACGGCAAAACTGAGCGAGGTCCTGATCATTTTCCATTCCTCGGTGTCAAAAGTTCAGGCGTTGGCGTGCAAGGGATACGCAGAAGCATCGAATCGATGACCCGCGAAAAAGTTACCGTTCTGAACATGACCCAAGTATAA
- a CDS encoding formylglycine-generating enzyme family protein, with the protein MNRHTPENSCCSVSRGSISNVNMKGHQSPVTENGGLKFKEKMVYLSGGVFLMGTEDRDGFSSDKEGPVRKVEVKPFYIDRTTVSNEEFKRFIDETGYVTDAEKYGWSFVFYKFLSDEQLKKSQQLPGTPWWFAVKNAFWYQPEGSGSSIKSHMDHPVTHVSWNDAEAFSKWAGKRLPTEKEWEFAARGGLEQKKYAWGDELHPDGEHYCNIWQGDFPRTNTREDGYLGTAPVESFPPNGYGLYNMAGNVWEWCSDWFDQSMNLLSRIDPQTASKSMRGGSYLCHYSYCNRYRVAARSSNTMDSSTGNLGFRCVRDG; encoded by the coding sequence ATGAACCGACATACACCTGAAAATTCATGCTGTTCAGTAAGCAGAGGCAGCATTTCCAACGTGAACATGAAAGGTCATCAAAGTCCAGTAACCGAAAATGGAGGTCTTAAATTCAAGGAAAAAATGGTTTATTTATCAGGCGGGGTATTTTTGATGGGAACAGAAGATAGAGATGGTTTTTCATCTGATAAGGAAGGCCCCGTACGAAAAGTTGAGGTGAAACCATTTTATATAGATCGAACAACCGTGAGTAACGAGGAATTCAAGCGATTTATTGATGAAACTGGTTATGTTACGGATGCTGAAAAATATGGTTGGTCATTTGTTTTTTATAAATTTTTATCTGACGAACAGCTGAAGAAGTCACAGCAACTGCCGGGAACACCATGGTGGTTCGCTGTCAAAAATGCATTCTGGTACCAGCCGGAAGGTAGTGGTTCCAGTATCAAAAGTCATATGGATCATCCTGTTACACATGTATCCTGGAACGATGCTGAAGCATTTAGCAAATGGGCTGGCAAACGACTTCCGACAGAGAAAGAATGGGAGTTTGCGGCACGGGGTGGGCTGGAACAGAAAAAATATGCATGGGGCGATGAATTACACCCAGACGGTGAACATTATTGCAACATATGGCAAGGGGATTTCCCGCGAACAAACACGAGGGAAGATGGTTATTTAGGAACGGCCCCAGTAGAATCATTCCCTCCAAACGGATATGGATTATATAACATGGCAGGGAATGTATGGGAATGGTGTTCCGATTGGTTTGATCAATCTATGAATCTATTATCTAGGATAGACCCGCAAACAGCATCTAAAAGCATGCGTGGCGGATCCTACTTGTGCCACTATTCGTATTGTAATCGTTATCGGGTGGCTGCCAGAAGTTCCAATACAATGGACAGTTCAACCGGAAATTTGGGTTTTCGTTGTGTTCGGGATGGGTAA